GAACCCGCAGAATATGAAGTTTCAAATATTGGTGCTCCCTTGGTTCCTCTCAGCACCCTTACCGATTTATCTCCTTTTGAATCCTACCGTGAGCAAGAATTGATCGTTCACTGCCGAAGTGGGGCAAGGAGTGGCCGTGTGGTGCAGATGTTGTTGCACGCTGGGTACAAAAACCCACGCAATTTAGTGGGTGGTATTAT
This genomic stretch from Rhodothermia bacterium harbors:
- a CDS encoding rhodanese-like domain-containing protein, translated to MADITVQELKKRMDAGEKLNIIDVREPAEYEVSNIGAPLVPLSTLTDLSPFESYREQELIVHCRSGARSGRVVQMLLHAGYKNPRNLVGGIMAWAADIDPNMTVA